GGCTGCATGGGTAGTGTAGCGGTACCCGCTAGAGTGGTCGCACACCGCCCTCGTGTGGCGGACGGGGTGTGGCGCAGTTTGGTAGCGCATTCGCTTTGGGAGCGAAGGGTCGCAGGTTCAAATCCTGTCACCCCGACCATGGGCTCCGGCCAGCGGAAACACCGATCCGGGTGGGCCGCTGGCCGTGCACCGATCTCGTCGCTCGACGGCACTCCGCGCTCGTGGTTCCGACCCCTCGTCCCGACGCGTGAGCAAGATCACTAGGGGTTTCGAGGGGAGGGAGTCGGCGCGCTGAGGCGCCGGGGGTCGCCCGCGCGGCACGGACACGGGACCTCCGGGCTCGGGTGCGGAGGTGGTCCGGACGTCCCCCCGCCCTCCGTGGCATCGTGCACCGCGCGCGGTCCTTCGAGGACTGTCGTGGGGGCCGACGCGGGGGAGGGTGGCGGTGATCACTTCGTCGCCTCGTCCCACCTGGCGACCATCTGCGCGATCTCGTCCTCGCTCCAGCCGAGCACGGAGGCCAGCTCGACGGCACAGGCGCGACAGGTGGGGTCGAGCCACATGCCGGGTTGCATGTCCTTGACCCGCACGGTCACGGTGTCGCCGCACAGGACGGTGAGGGGCTGGCCCACTCTGGCCGGGTACTGATCGTTGGTGTCGTAGACGTGCCGTTTGCCATCCGCCTGCTGCCAGAGATAGCGCTGCACCGTTCCCCCAACTGGTAATGTCATCTGTACCAGTTTGAACGGTGGCAAGCCGGAAAGCGGGGGGTCAAGACGGGATCTGGTCATGACCAGTACTCCCGTGGAGAATCGATCGAATGGTGGACAAGACGAGCGGTATCCCCCTCCACCGACAGGTCGCAGCCGATCTGAGGGGGCGCATTACCGCGGGCGAGTACGCGCCGGGCGACAAGTTACCGAGCGAACGAGCCATGACCGAGACCTACGGGGTCTCCCGCCTCACCATCCGGGAAGCGCTCGGCATTCTTCGCGCCGAGGGGGTCATCGTCGCCGAACACGGGCGCGGCGTGTTCGTGCGTCCGTCCGCAACCATTCAGCGCCTGGCGAGATCTCGTCTGTCCCGTGAGGCGCGTGCCGCGAACAAGGGAGCTTTCCTCGCCGATGCGGCGGCCCAAGGTTTCACGCCCGGTAGCTCGGTGCGCGTGAGGTTCGAACCGGCCGACGAACGTGTCGCCAAGCACCTCGGCATCCAGGTGGGGGACGAGGTGACCGTTCGAGATCGCGTCATGCGTGCCGACGGGTTTCCGGTGCAACTCGCCGTCTCCCGCCTGCCACGGACATTCACGCGCGGCACCGCGATCGAGGAGGTCGACACCGGCACCGGTGGCGTGTACGCGCGGCTGGAGGACGCCGGGCACCTCATCGGCCACTACGCCGAGCACGTCGGGTCCCGCATGCCCACGCCCGAGGAGGCGTCGACGCTGCGGCTCGGCCAGGGCGTCCCGGTCATCACCGTGATGCGAGTGGCCTACCGGGAGGACGGTACGCCGCTGGAGATGAACGACATGGTTCTCCCGGCGGACCGATACGAACTCTCCTACGAGTGGGCCGCCGAGTAGTTTCGCGCGTTACCGAGATCGTCGCGGGGCCCACGGGACGCGAGGGGCCGCGGGTTCAAGTCCCGGCCCCTTCCCGGCGGAACTGCGGGCAGAGAGCGGCAACGCGCAGTGCATGCACCGGAACCCTGTGATCGCTCACTCTCGGAGCGGCGAGGCGGGTTTCGGGCGGCTCCCCGTTTCCCGACGATCACGTGACTGGGCAGGCAGGAACGGGCAGCACGTTCCCGCTCCCGTTTTCGCCCGTTCGAGCGAAGTTGATGTTGATAACGAAACAATGAACTCACGTAAGACGTGGCGTTCCGGTGAATGTCACGGGCGTACCTGACCGCCCGCCGCGGATCACCGCGGTGTCATCGAAATCGGCAACACCGGGGAGCCCGTGACGCGATCAGCGAAAAACCCGAACCGGACCACGCACGAAAAGGAGCTACAGGCACCACTGCACCATCCCTACCCATACCCTTACGGTTGTCCGCCTCGACCGTCGAGCAGTGGCATGAGCGTCATCGGCAGGATCAGCGTGGCCATGGCTATCTTCGGGTTCCTCTTCTCGCTGATCTGCGCCCTCGTCGGGATTCCGCTCTCGGCGGCCGGGAAGCCGAGATCGCCAAACCGGCGCGAGTACGGGATGGCCACGGCCGGGATCGCGTGCGGGGCTGTCGGCCTTTTCTCCTCCGTCGTCGGTGTGATGCTGATACATCGCTAACCCGGTGAAGCCACGGCGGCCCCGGACGGTGAGCGATGTCCGGGCCGCCGTGGACGGTGAGGCCTTGCTAGCGAGTGATGCCGACCCAGCCCGCGTAATTGGTCAACTCGGGGTTGGACCTGTGGTGCAGGTTCACCAGCACGGCGACAGCGTCCCGGACCATGGGGTGCAGCCGTGTCTGCTGCGGCGCGCCACGCCGAGCTTGCTGGAGCGCCGCCAACGCCGCTTCTCGATCGCCCCGCCTCAGGTGTGCGCGAGCGACTCCGATGAAGTGGTGTCCTTTCCGGGTGCGCGGCATCGACCGCGGCGGTCGCCACTTCTCGGCTGCCCGCAACGCGGCGGCGGCATCACCGAGTTCGACGAACGCGGCGGTCTCGTGTGTGGCCAGGTTCGCCGGGCCGAACGTGAGACCGTAGTGAACCTGGTCCGAGCTACCGAGCCGTGCCGCGAGGTTACGAGCTTCGGCTATGTGCGCGCGAGTCGTATCGAGGTCCCCCGCGCGGGAAGCGAGCGTGATCGACCGCAGATGCAGATTGCCGTACACCGTCAGCGCGGCCGGGGACGAGTCGTGTCGGAGAACGTCCGCGAACTGGGTCCGGGCCGTGTCCATCAGTTTGAGCCCGTGGGCATAGTCTCCGGCGGATTGGAAGGACTGCGCGCGTACCCACTGAGCGAGAATCTCGGTGAGTGGGTCGTCGGCCTCTCGCGCGGCGTCCGCCAACTTGCGTTCGACGACCTCGGCGAGGTCGAGGAAGCCGAGTCTGTGCAGCATCATGTGAGCCGCGTAGTAGGCGGTCACGAACATCCTCTGCACCAGGGGGACCGCTTCGCTGTCGACGTGGTGGGCCGCGCGTGCGAGGTCGTCGAGCGTCGCGGGCAACCGGACGGAGAGGCTCCTGTAGTTCGCGTCGCGGCGCAGAGCGGCCAGTGTGTTGACGTCGGCGGCGAGCTGTTCCAGGGAACGCGGCGGGGCGTCTTCCGGCAAGTCGATGCGCCGCAGTACCGAACGGAGCGCGTCAATCGCATTGTGAGTCGCGGTGTCGTGGGGAGTGTCGGCGTATGGCTGGCCGGTGAGTCGTTCGATCGGGACGTGCAACGCGCGGGCTACGGACGCTATGAGCGCGTGAGTGGCCGTCCGGTCGCCGCACTCGACCTTGCTGAGCAGGCTCAAGGACACAGATGCTCGGCGCGCAAGTTGGGTCTGGGTCTTTGCGTAGCGTTCGAATGGTTCCGCCGACATGCTCCTCGCCCATGACGCCGCTCCTTGTGGGTAGCAGTGCGTCAACAGCGCCAGAGAACGGCTCTAATCAACTTCGCAGAGTACAGCCTTGTGAATGGTTTGTGAACGTTAGTCCGGTCGCAAGGAGAAACACGCACCGTGTCCAATCAGGTACAACAAGTTGATCACTAGGAGTTCCTGTGACGACTTTCCTTAGCGACCCACTCGCGGCGAACCCTCTGCCCACCTACGACCCGCGACGTCCCCAGGCCTTACCCGAAAGCTCGGTGCACCCCTTCGGGCTGACCCACCTGGGGAAGACGACCCCGTCAGGCGCTACCCCTACCGGGCTGGTCTACGACGAGATTCGGCAGCTCAACGTCATCGAATCCGGCGAGGTTGCGGCATTCAAGCTGCCGCACGCTGGCACGTGGAGCACCGTCAACACCGTTCAGGACCACCAGGAATGGCCGGACAGGGTAGAGGACTGATCTCGTGACTGTTCTGGTGCTGACTCGGCGCGACGACCTCACCGCAGATTGGGTGGTCGACCACCTGTACCGCCTCGATGTGAAGGTCGCTCGTGTCGACTTGGCCGAGTTTCCCGCCAAAGCTCGACTTAGAGGGACTATCACGTCGGGTGGCGGATGGCCCGGAATGTTGCGCACGGAGCATCAGAACATTGATCTGGATCAGGTGCGGGCCGTCTACTACCGGCGGCCTGCCCTGTTCCGTTTCCCAGGTGAGATGTCCGAGGATGCGCAACAGTGGTGTGCCGACGAGGCTCGGCACGGTCTCGGTGGGCTTCTCGCCGCGCTCCCACATGCCCGCTGGGGCAACCCAGTCGATCGAGTTTTGGCCGTTGAACGGAAACCGGGGCAACTAGCCACCGCTATCGCTGTAGGTCTGGCGATTCCGCCAACATTGATCACTAACGACCCTGATGAGGCGCGGACGTTCGCCTCAACTCAGCCGCGCGGAATCTATGGGGTGGACTTGTCGAGCTTGCTGGCCGGTGGGACAGCGTGGGGCGCCCCGAGCCGACCCGGTTTGGTCTCACTGTCTCCCCCCCCGCCGGGGAGCACATGTTGTGGCTGGATAGCCCCGATACGACCGTGATGCGTCTGCCAGACGTGACATAGGTGGGCGGCACGCCACGACGACAGAACTAAAGCAATAGCACTGTAGCGGGGCACGATACGGCGATACCTTTGGCAGCAAGCCGGTGGACGGCGGCACGTCTACGACACCACCGAGTACCGAGTGCGGGAAGGAGTTGCCTTCACCGCGCTGTGCGGGGACGTCGTCACCCCTTACGGTGGGCGCGGCGACCTGGCCGCCGGTCCGTGGTTCGACCGTGAGTACCCCGTGCCCACCGGCGCGCTCGCGAAAGCCCCCGGTGGCCTCTTCGGGAGCTCGCCGACCTCGCTCGACGATGCGACCGCCCCGTAGTTGATCATGAATCTGGCGGACGTGCTTCACTGCACTGTCGACGACGTCGCCGAATCGACTGGAACCCGAAAGGGGAAGGCATGACGGTCGCCCATGACCCCGACTTGCTTGACCGTGTGTCGCGGACGCGCCGCTCGCCGGGAATCAGCACCACACGCGCCCGCGTCCGCCGGGTCCACGGCACCTCTCCGGGCTCCGGCGCGCTACGCGAGATCGACGGCACCCTACGGTCACTCGGCGAGGCGCTGGCCGCCCGAGCCGACGAGACACGTCCCGGCTCAAGGGCCGCGTAGATGTCCGACCCGCCGCCCGCGACCGACGAGGAGGAGACCACACAGCTTTGGCTTCCTCCGTGGCAGTGGCCGCTGACCGATCCGGACGAGGAGAAGTTCGGCGATGCTCTCGCCGAGGCTCGGCACGTGCTCCGAGATCCCACCGAGCCGGATCTGCCGATCCTCGAGGCAGTGCTCGACGAGCTGTACCGGCTCCGTGATCGGGATTCCGGCTAGCAGGCGGGGCGTCGTTCCACCGACGTGCGTCACGGCCGAACGTCGACGGCGGCCCGCCCCCGCGGGAACGGACCGCCGTCGAACACGTGGAGCTCAGTGCGAGGTCGCCTTCTCGGCGCCCGCGCCGGTGAGGGCCCGCACCTCCATCTCCTTGTGCTTGTCCTCCAGGTGCTCCTTCGACAGGATCGTGCCGAGCCAGCCGAGGAAGAAGGACACCGGGATCGACACCAGGCCGGGGTTCTGCAGCGGGAACCAGTGGAAGTCGACGCCGCTGATCATGGAGCTCTCGGTGCCCGACACCGCGGGCGAGAACACGATCAGCACCAGCGTCACCGCGAGTCCGCCGTAGATCGACCACAGCGCGCCCGAGGTGTTGAACCGCTTCCAGAACAGCGAGTACAGGATGGTCGGCAGGTTCGCCGACGCGGCGACGGCGAACGCGAGCGACACCAAAAACGCCACGTTCTGATCCTTGGCGAGGATGCCGCCGAGAATCGCCACGGCGCCGATCACGCAGGCCGTGATACGCGCGACCTTCACCTCGGAGGTCTTGCTGTCCGTCTTGCCGTGTTTGATGACGTTGGCGTACACGTCGTGGGCGAACGAGGCCGACGCGGTGATGGTCAGACCGGCGACCACGGCGAGGATCGTGGCGAACGCCACCGCCGCGATGAAGCCCAGGAGCAGCGGGCCACCCAGGGCCTCGGCCAGCAGCGGTGCCGCCGAGTTCTCGCCTCCGGGCGCGTTCTTGATCGTGTCGGACCCGACGATGGCGGCGGCGCCGTAGCCCAGCACCAGCGTGAACAGGTAGAACAGGCCGATCAGGGCAATGGCCCAGACCACCGACTTCCGAGCGTCTTTGGCCGTGGGCACGGTGTAGAAGCGCATGAGGACGTGTGGCAGGCCGGCCGTCCCCAGCACTAGGGCGATACCCAGTGACAGGAAGTCCAACTTGGACATGTCGCTGACCCCGTACTTCGCTCCCGGATTCAGCACGACCTCGCCGTCGGGGGAGCTTTCGGCGGCCGACCCCAACAGCTCGGAGAGGTTGAGGCCGTAGCGGCCGAGCACCCACAACGTCATGGCGAAGGTACCCGCGATGAGCAGGGCGGCCTTGATGATCTGGACCCAGGTGGTGCCCTTCATGCCACCGACGAGCACGTACACGATCATGACGACGCCGACGACGGCGATGACCACGGACTGTCCGACGTCGCCCTCGACGCCCAACAGCAGCGACACGAGCGCGCCCGCGCCCGCCATCTGGGCCAGCAGGTAGAAGAACGAGACCGCCATCGTGGAGGTCGCCGCCGCGGCGCGCACCGGCTTCTGGCGCATGCGGAACGCGAGGACGTCTCCCATCGTGAACTTGCCGGTGTTGCGCAGCAGCTCGGCGACGAGGAGCAGCGCCACCAGCCAGGCCACCAGGAAGCCGATCGAGTAGAGGAACCCGTCGTAGCCGTACACCGCGATGGCGCCCGCGATGCCGAGGAACGACGCCGCCGACAGGTAGTCGCCCGCGATGGCGGTGCCGTTCTGCGGGCCGGTGAAGGCGCGACCCGCGGCGTAGTAGTCGGAGGCCGTCTTGGTGTTGCGCGACGCGCGGAAGACCACCACCAGGGTGACCAGGACGAACAGGGCGAAGATGCTGATGTTGAGGGTCGGGTTGTTGCCCTCGATGCTCTGGGCGAGCGTCATGACGCCTCCCCTTCCATGTCCTGCCTGATCCGGTCGGCGATCGGGTCGAGCTTGCGGTTGGCGTAGCGCACGTACAGGCCCGTGATGACGAACGTCGAGACGAACTGCAGCAGGCCGAGGACCAGCCCGACGTTGATGTTGCCGACGAGCTTGATCGACATGAAGTCGTGTGCGTAGTCCGCGAGCACGACGTACAGCAGGTACCAGACAAGGAACAGCGCGGTCATGGGGAAGACGAACCGCCGCAGCCGCCTGCGCAGCCGCTGGAAGTCCTCGCTCGCGTGGACCTCCGCCCAGGTCGCCGACCCCGGTGGGCGGGTAGGTGGCTCGGTGGCACTCACTCCTGACCTCCTCGTCAGTGACACGTAGGTGTGCGTGGTGCGTCACAGTAAGGAGGGGGACGGACGGGACGTAATCGTCAGCGGACCAAGCGGCGTGTGATGCGACGAACGGCCGACGAGCGGCGTGCCGTCCACGACGAGTGGCCCAGATCACGTGCCGGGGCCGCGCGGTCGACGAACGGGAACCGGCGGTGCTCGTGGAGGTGGAGCCGGAGCATCGCGGCGCCCGACCACGACGGTGGCCTGCCGAGCAGGGAGACCACGATCATCGTGGCGAACGCCAGGGGGACGGACCACGGTGCCGGCTGGACGAGCAGGATGGTCACCCAGTCGGGTACCGGTGGATCGGTGATGCCGAGCACGAAGCCCCCGCAGGAGGCGAGCAGGCCGGTGGTCACGCCCGCCACGGCGCCCGTCGCGGTCAGGCGGGACCACCAGATGCCCAGGACGAGCAGGGGACAGAACGTGGAGGCCGCGACGGTGAACCCCCACGTGACCAGGGTGCTCGCGTCGAAGGACACGGCGGGCAACGCCAACAGCACCATGACGATCGCGGCTCCCACCACGGCGACCCGGAGCTGCCGCAGGCCGCCGGGGACGAGGTCGTGGGAGATGGCGCCGGCGACCACCAGCAGCAGGCCGAGGGAGGTGGCGAGGAACGCGGCGAAGGCGCCCGCCGTGAGCAACCCGGTGAACAACCCGCCCATCGGGCCCGCGTCCACCTGCGCGGGCAGCGCCACCACGGCGCTGTCGGTGGCGCCCGACAGGTACAGGTGCGGCACCAGGACGCGGCCGAGCATCCCGTAGATGCCGGGGAAGACGTAGAAGACGCCGAGCAACGCCACGGTGAGCGCGGCCGTACGCCTCGCGGCGCGCCCGTCGGGGCTGGTGTGGAACCGCATGATGACGTGTGGCAGGCCCATCGTGCCGAACATGGTCGCCACGAGCACGGCCCACGTCGCCAGCAGCGGGTGACCCGTGTCGCCGAGTTCGAGTAGGGGCCGCTCCCAGCCGGGGGCGCCCGGCGCCGCCTCACCGTCGGGCACGGGCGCGGCGCTGCCCTCCTCGAACACCACCGTGGTCCCGGCGGGCACGTGCCACTCGCCGGGTGGGATCGGGGTCACCTCGCCGTCGTGATCGACCACTCGCACGCCCTCGGGGACCTCCAGCGTGGCGGCGACGCGGAAGGACACCGGCGTGCGGGTCTCGAAGTGCGTGAACTCGACCGGGTGCAACGCCTCCCGCCGCACGTCGGGGCCCACCTGCGCCAGCAGCCACAGGGCGGGAACGACGAACAGCACCAGCTTGAGCACGAACTGGAACGCCTGGACGTAGGTGGCGGCCCGCATGCCGCCGAGGGCGAGGGTGACACTCACCGCCACCCCGGACAGCAGCACGCCCACCCAGTACGGCGAGCCGCTCACGACGCTGAGCACGAGTCCGGCCGTGCGGAACTGCGGCACCAGGTACAGCACCCCGATCACCAACACCACCACGGCCGCGAGCCTGCGCAGGGTGGGGGAGCCGAGGCGGGCCTCGGCGAAGTCGGGCACGGTGAGAGCGCCGGAGCGGCGCATGGGGGCGGCGACGAGGGTGAGCATGGCGATGTAGCCCGCGGTGAAGCCGACCGGGTACCACAGCGCTCCCACCCCGTCGCGCACCATGAGCCCGGCCACCCCGAGGAACGACGCCGCCGAGAGGTACTCCCCGGACACCGCGGCGGAGTTCAGCAGCGGGGACACGCGCCGCGAGGCCACGAGGAAGTCCGACGTCGTGCGCATGGCGGCGACCCCGCGCAGCCCGATGACGAGGGTGACGAGCACGACGGGAGCCACGGCGAGCGCGACGATCATCGTCCGGCCTCGCCGTCGTAGGCCTCCTCGACGGTCCGCTCCTCCCGTTCCGCTCCCCGGAGTTGCCAGAAGGCCAGCAAAGCCATCGCGGGGAAC
The window above is part of the Saccharomonospora glauca K62 genome. Proteins encoded here:
- a CDS encoding MvdC/MvdD family ATP grasp protein — its product is MLTRRDDLTADWVVDHLYRLDVKVARVDLAEFPAKARLRGTITSGGGWPGMLRTEHQNIDLDQVRAVYYRRPALFRFPGEMSEDAQQWCADEARHGLGGLLAALPHARWGNPVDRVLAVERKPGQLATAIAVGLAIPPTLITNDPDEARTFASTQPRGIYGVDLSSLLAGGTAWGAPSRPGLVSLSPPPPGSTCCGWIAPIRP
- a CDS encoding GntR family transcriptional regulator; its protein translation is MVDKTSGIPLHRQVAADLRGRITAGEYAPGDKLPSERAMTETYGVSRLTIREALGILRAEGVIVAEHGRGVFVRPSATIQRLARSRLSREARAANKGAFLADAAAQGFTPGSSVRVRFEPADERVAKHLGIQVGDEVTVRDRVMRADGFPVQLAVSRLPRTFTRGTAIEEVDTGTGGVYARLEDAGHLIGHYAEHVGSRMPTPEEASTLRLGQGVPVITVMRVAYREDGTPLEMNDMVLPADRYELSYEWAAE
- a CDS encoding XRE family transcriptional regulator is translated as MSLSLLSKVECGDRTATHALIASVARALHVPIERLTGQPYADTPHDTATHNAIDALRSVLRRIDLPEDAPPRSLEQLAADVNTLAALRRDANYRSLSVRLPATLDDLARAAHHVDSEAVPLVQRMFVTAYYAAHMMLHRLGFLDLAEVVERKLADAAREADDPLTEILAQWVRAQSFQSAGDYAHGLKLMDTARTQFADVLRHDSSPAALTVYGNLHLRSITLASRAGDLDTTRAHIAEARNLAARLGSSDQVHYGLTFGPANLATHETAAFVELGDAAAALRAAEKWRPPRSMPRTRKGHHFIGVARAHLRRGDREAALAALQQARRGAPQQTRLHPMVRDAVAVLVNLHHRSNPELTNYAGWVGITR
- the tgmA gene encoding putative ATP-grasp-modified RiPP — its product is MTTFLSDPLAANPLPTYDPRRPQALPESSVHPFGLTHLGKTTPSGATPTGLVYDEIRQLNVIESGEVAAFKLPHAGTWSTVNTVQDHQEWPDRVED
- a CDS encoding zinc finger protein is translated as MRRYLWQQAGGRRHVYDTTEYRVREGVAFTALCGDVVTPYGGRGDLAAGPWFDREYPVPTGALAKAPGGLFGSSPTSLDDATAP
- a CDS encoding DUF485 domain-containing protein, whose product is MSATEPPTRPPGSATWAEVHASEDFQRLRRRLRRFVFPMTALFLVWYLLYVVLADYAHDFMSIKLVGNINVGLVLGLLQFVSTFVITGLYVRYANRKLDPIADRIRQDMEGEAS
- a CDS encoding sodium/solute symporter; the encoded protein is MIVALAVAPVVLVTLVIGLRGVAAMRTTSDFLVASRRVSPLLNSAAVSGEYLSAASFLGVAGLMVRDGVGALWYPVGFTAGYIAMLTLVAAPMRRSGALTVPDFAEARLGSPTLRRLAAVVVLVIGVLYLVPQFRTAGLVLSVVSGSPYWVGVLLSGVAVSVTLALGGMRAATYVQAFQFVLKLVLFVVPALWLLAQVGPDVRREALHPVEFTHFETRTPVSFRVAATLEVPEGVRVVDHDGEVTPIPPGEWHVPAGTTVVFEEGSAAPVPDGEAAPGAPGWERPLLELGDTGHPLLATWAVLVATMFGTMGLPHVIMRFHTSPDGRAARRTAALTVALLGVFYVFPGIYGMLGRVLVPHLYLSGATDSAVVALPAQVDAGPMGGLFTGLLTAGAFAAFLATSLGLLLVVAGAISHDLVPGGLRQLRVAVVGAAIVMVLLALPAVSFDASTLVTWGFTVAASTFCPLLVLGIWWSRLTATGAVAGVTTGLLASCGGFVLGITDPPVPDWVTILLVQPAPWSVPLAFATMIVVSLLGRPPSWSGAAMLRLHLHEHRRFPFVDRAAPARDLGHSSWTARRSSAVRRITRRLVR
- a CDS encoding zinc finger protein — its product is MTLPVGGTVQRYLWQQADGKRHVYDTNDQYPARVGQPLTVLCGDTVTVRVKDMQPGMWLDPTCRACAVELASVLGWSEDEIAQMVARWDEATK
- a CDS encoding solute symporter family protein gives rise to the protein MTLAQSIEGNNPTLNISIFALFVLVTLVVVFRASRNTKTASDYYAAGRAFTGPQNGTAIAGDYLSAASFLGIAGAIAVYGYDGFLYSIGFLVAWLVALLLVAELLRNTGKFTMGDVLAFRMRQKPVRAAAATSTMAVSFFYLLAQMAGAGALVSLLLGVEGDVGQSVVIAVVGVVMIVYVLVGGMKGTTWVQIIKAALLIAGTFAMTLWVLGRYGLNLSELLGSAAESSPDGEVVLNPGAKYGVSDMSKLDFLSLGIALVLGTAGLPHVLMRFYTVPTAKDARKSVVWAIALIGLFYLFTLVLGYGAAAIVGSDTIKNAPGGENSAAPLLAEALGGPLLLGFIAAVAFATILAVVAGLTITASASFAHDVYANVIKHGKTDSKTSEVKVARITACVIGAVAILGGILAKDQNVAFLVSLAFAVAASANLPTILYSLFWKRFNTSGALWSIYGGLAVTLVLIVFSPAVSGTESSMISGVDFHWFPLQNPGLVSIPVSFFLGWLGTILSKEHLEDKHKEMEVRALTGAGAEKATSH